The region GCGCGGCGGCCGGCGCTTCGCGCCCCGCGGGCCCGGCGCTACCGTGCCTCGTACTCCAGGCAGAAGGGGTGCCCGGCGGGGTCCGAGTACACCCGGAACCACACGCCGGTCCCGTTCTCCTCGGTGCGCAGCAGCGTCGCGCCCATCTCCAGCACCCGCTGCTCCGCCGTGTCGATGTCCTCCACCCAGATGTCCATGTGCGCCTGCTGCGGCCGCTCCGGATCCGGCCACCGGGGCTCCCTGAGCCCCTCCGCGGGCTGGAACGCGAGCACCGGCCACTCGTCCCGGTCGCCGATGACCACCCACCCCTCGTCCCGCAGGGTGACGGGCCGCCCCAGCAGCTCCGAGTAGAACCCCGCCAGCCTCTCGGGGTCGGGGCAGTCGTAGACGAAGGTGTGCAGCCGTCCGATCATGACGGCAGCCTTTCACGGGCCCCCTCGGGGGTCCAAGCCCTTTCCGCGGCGCGGCCGGGGACCGGGCGCCCGCCGTGGGAGACCGGCCTCAGTCGTCGATCTCGATCCCGCGGGCCCGCAGGACCTCCTGCAGCTCCTCGCTGAGAGCCTCGGCGAACTCCACGCGCTTGAGGTTCGGCAGCAGGTCGAGGTCCTCCAGCGAGGCGATGGCGAACAGGTCGTCCTCGCCGTCCCAGACGGGGGCGCACTCCTGGTAGACCTGGTTCCCGCCGTCCAGGCACAGCTCCTCCACGCCGGCGAGGAGCTCGTCACTGATCTCCAGCCGCTCGAAGAACTCCCGTGACTGCGGGACGACCTTGTAGGCGAGGCCGTTGTCGGACGCCCAGCCCCAGGGATCGTCGCCCAGCCCCTGTTCCTTGAGGACGGCGGCGAGGCTGTAGGCGGGCGTCAGCGCCTCGTCGGTGTACATGAGCTGCTCGACGACGGCGAGCTTGAAGTTGAAGTCCTTGAACCTGGTCATGGCGCGACCCTAGCCGGTCCCCCCGACACCCCCGCCGCCCGCCCGGCCCCCGGCCGGCAGGGCGCCGCCGGTCCGCGCACCCGGCCCCGCCGAACACGAAGGGCCGCCCGCTCGACGAGCGGGCGGCCCTTCGCGACCGCGGAGGGTGTGGGATTTGAACCCACGAAGCCCCGTCAAGGACTTGGTGCTTTTCAAGAGCACTGCACTCGGCCGCTATGCGAACCCTCCCGGCGACCCCGCGGGTCTCCGCGAGTCATCGTAGCCGACATGCCCCGCCGGTACGCGCGGGCCGGGGAAGTCGCCGTGCGATGGGTGGCGCATTTCGGTTACTCGCGAGTAACATTCGGGGCATGGCAAACATGAACGCCGAGACGGCGGAGATGGTCAAGTCCGGTTTCCTGGCCGCGGTGCCCTTCGCCCGCACGCTCGGCCTGTCGTTCGAGTCCCTCGACTTCGGCCGGGCGGTGATGAACCTGCCGGACAGGCCCGAGCACCACAACCACATCGGCGGCGCGCACGCCGGGGCGATGTTCACCCTGGCCGAGTCCGCCTCGGGCGCCATCATCATCGGCACCTTCGGCGACACCATGGACCGCGCGCTGCCGCTGCCCACCAAGGCCGAGATCCACTTCCTCAAGATGGCCACCGGTGACATGACCGCCGAGGCCGTGCTGGGCCGTCCGCGGGACGAGGTCGTCGCCGAGCTCGACGGCGGTCAGCGCCCCGAGTTCCCCATCGACGTCGAGATCCGCATGGCCGACGGCACCGTCACCGGCAAGATGACCATCACCTGGACCCTGAAGCCGAACCGTCGGTGACACCCGCCCCCACAGCCACATCCTGAACACGATCGGCCCTGGTCGCGCCCCGTTCCGCGGGTCCGCCCGGGGCCGTCGATTTGTCGGCACCGCTGGGTAGGTTGACCCTGACCACGCCGACGAGGAGGCAGAGATCGTGAAACTCCGTGTGGACCGCGACGCGTTCGCCGAGGCCGTCGCCTGGACGGCGCGCGCCCTGCCGAACCGCCCGGCGGTGCCGGTGCTGGCCGGGATGCGCCTGGAGGTCCCCGACGGCGGTTCCGCCCTGCACCTGTCCGGGTTCGACTACGAGGTCTCGGCCCGTTCCTCGGTCGAGGTGCTGGCGGAGGAGGCCGGCGCGGTGCTGGTGCCCGGCCGACTGCTCGCCGAGATCGTGCGCAACCTGCCCGGCGGCTCGGTGCACATCGACACCGACGGCGCCAAGGTGCGGATCAGCGGCGGCGCCGCCCGGTTCACCCTCATCACCATGCCGCTGGAGGACTACCCCACCCTGCCCGGCATGCCCGAGCGCATCGGCTCGGTGCCCGCGGACACCTTCGCCGAGGCGGTCCGCCAGGTCACCCCCGCGGCCAGCCGCGACGACACGCTGCCGATGCTGACCGGCGCCTACCTGGACTTCACCGGCGACACGCTGAGCGTGGTGGCGACCGACCGCTACCGCATCGCGGTGCGCGACCTGTGGTGGAAGCCGCAGGACCCGGCGGTCGACACCTCCGCGCTGGTGCCCGCGCGCACCCTGCACGACATGGTGCGGGGCGTCATCGGCGGTTCCAATGTGGAGGTCGCGCTGTCGCCGGGCGGGGCCGGCGGCCTGGCGCCGGGGGAGGGCGCGATCGGCTTCGAGAACGGGGACCGGCGCAGCACCACCCGGCTGATCGACAGCGACTTCGTCAAGTACGCCTCTTGGTTCCCCGCGGAGTTCGCCTCGCGGGCCGAGGTGGCGGTGGCGCCGCTGACGGAGGCGGTGAAGCGGGTGGCGCTGGTGGCCGACCGGCACACCCCGCTGCGGCTGGTGTTCACCGAGGGCGAGGTGACGCTGGAGGCGGGCTCGGGCGAGGACGCCCAGGCGGTGGAGGCGATCGCCGTGGACTACCAGGGCGACCCGCTGCGGGTGGCGTTCCGCCCCGACTACCTGATGGACGGCCTGTCGGCGATCGCGACCGACTCCGCCCACCTGAACTTCACGGAGCCGACGAAACCCGCCGTGTTCACCGATGTCCCGGCGAAGGAGGGCGAGGCCCCGTCCTTCCGGTATCTGGTACAGCCGTTGCGGGTGTCCTGATCAGGGGATTCGGGCCTTATCCACAGCTTGCCGCCGAGTTATCCACAAGGTTTTCCACAGGATGGCGCCCAGCCTGTGGATAACCCGGGGTGATCGGTCCCGGGAGGACCCGAATCGCCCCTGATGTGCTCTCGCATTTCCGCTTTGACGTGCAAGAACGACTCCGGCGGCGATTCTGTGCACAGCCTGTGGAAAACTTCGCGGGATCGGCCTCTTTTTGAGGTCGGAAAACGTACAAAACGGGACAATTTACTTGATCCGGTTGGACCGGGTTCTGTCACTCACCGGCGGGCAGAGTGGACGAACCCCCACCGGTTACGGACGTCTCCAGGCCGAGCTGCGCCTGCCGTCCCCGCTGGTACCCCGCCCGGGCCCCGGCCGCGCTGTGCGTCCGTTCGGGCCGGTGCTTGCGCAGCTGCGGGAACTGCTTCTGGAACTCCTCCTGGACCCGGTGCACATCGGCGCGCAGCACCAGCTCCGCACCCCGGGAGGACGCCACCCCGCCCTCGGCGGAACCGCCGCCCGCGCCGGTCGGGCGCGACATCTCCTGCAGCCGGCGCCGGAACTCGCGGATGCGCTCGGCCACCGCCTGCCCGTAGGCCCGCACGAACGACCGGTAGTACCGCTTGCGCTCGGTCTCCAGCTCGGACCGCGTGTAGTTGCGCAGCTCCCGGATGTCGGACACGTGCCCCGAGCTCATGAACTTCGCCGACGACTCCATCTGCATGGAGATCGACGGCATGAGCATGCGCAGCGCGTCCAGCGCGCTCGCGGTCCCCACCAGGATGAGGATCCGGTCGGTGTTCTCCGAGGAG is a window of Nocardiopsis changdeensis DNA encoding:
- the dnaN gene encoding DNA polymerase III subunit beta; protein product: MKLRVDRDAFAEAVAWTARALPNRPAVPVLAGMRLEVPDGGSALHLSGFDYEVSARSSVEVLAEEAGAVLVPGRLLAEIVRNLPGGSVHIDTDGAKVRISGGAARFTLITMPLEDYPTLPGMPERIGSVPADTFAEAVRQVTPAASRDDTLPMLTGAYLDFTGDTLSVVATDRYRIAVRDLWWKPQDPAVDTSALVPARTLHDMVRGVIGGSNVEVALSPGGAGGLAPGEGAIGFENGDRRSTTRLIDSDFVKYASWFPAEFASRAEVAVAPLTEAVKRVALVADRHTPLRLVFTEGEVTLEAGSGEDAQAVEAIAVDYQGDPLRVAFRPDYLMDGLSAIATDSAHLNFTEPTKPAVFTDVPAKEGEAPSFRYLVQPLRVS
- a CDS encoding DUF6892 domain-containing protein, whose product is MTRFKDFNFKLAVVEQLMYTDEALTPAYSLAAVLKEQGLGDDPWGWASDNGLAYKVVPQSREFFERLEISDELLAGVEELCLDGGNQVYQECAPVWDGEDDLFAIASLEDLDLLPNLKRVEFAEALSEELQEVLRARGIEIDD
- a CDS encoding DUF2786 domain-containing protein yields the protein MVERVRGLLRMAEDPSVTDAESQAFTAKAAELMTRHAIAEAEARAERGEEPDAIGRMDYTVSGVGGHGKARVRALADIAAAYGCQSAVRGNSSENTDRILILVGTASALDALRMLMPSISMQMESSAKFMSSGHVSDIRELRNYTRSELETERKRYYRSFVRAYGQAVAERIREFRRRLQEMSRPTGAGGGSAEGGVASSRGAELVLRADVHRVQEEFQKQFPQLRKHRPERTHSAAGARAGYQRGRQAQLGLETSVTGGGSSTLPAGE
- a CDS encoding VOC family protein — its product is MIGRLHTFVYDCPDPERLAGFYSELLGRPVTLRDEGWVVIGDRDEWPVLAFQPAEGLREPRWPDPERPQQAHMDIWVEDIDTAEQRVLEMGATLLRTEENGTGVWFRVYSDPAGHPFCLEYEAR
- a CDS encoding DUF4442 domain-containing protein is translated as MNAETAEMVKSGFLAAVPFARTLGLSFESLDFGRAVMNLPDRPEHHNHIGGAHAGAMFTLAESASGAIIIGTFGDTMDRALPLPTKAEIHFLKMATGDMTAEAVLGRPRDEVVAELDGGQRPEFPIDVEIRMADGTVTGKMTITWTLKPNRR